One Tolypothrix bouteillei VB521301 DNA window includes the following coding sequences:
- a CDS encoding metal-dependent hydrolase translates to MMAITHCAISLAGVTCITGSADPRVLLLAGIGSQIPDLDTTKSWVGLAFFPLARFIEERYPHRSVTHSICLSLALALITLPLLFLYGWQLWVAMPLGHLLSCFSDCFTRLGCQFFWPINKDIWVGGLNPRNRLQTGKPGEYAVLVCSVCIFCIAFYVVTGGGGIGRWATQLLFPTPQTAVELLRQENQKAILIRVQGNRKVDGSLVNEQFWAIAANGNVLTVKSTTGEIFQVGETGEVVPKRIDVLSDKLSIKIKRQRIEEVEAQEWIDSLSSDSLIVGTLQIEDYQDIELPIPKPGMMATVTRTGDDITLYHASRKDLQPLEEFFIFSGEVLIKQL, encoded by the coding sequence ATGATGGCAATCACGCACTGTGCGATTAGTTTGGCTGGAGTCACTTGCATCACTGGTAGTGCTGACCCTCGCGTGTTGCTTTTAGCGGGAATTGGTTCTCAAATTCCCGACCTAGATACAACTAAAAGCTGGGTTGGATTGGCGTTTTTCCCATTGGCTAGATTTATTGAAGAACGTTATCCTCACAGATCAGTGACCCATTCGATCTGTCTCAGTCTTGCGCTTGCACTCATTACCCTGCCTCTTCTGTTCCTCTACGGTTGGCAGTTGTGGGTTGCGATGCCTCTCGGTCACTTGCTCAGTTGTTTCTCAGACTGTTTTACTCGCTTGGGATGTCAGTTTTTCTGGCCCATTAATAAAGATATTTGGGTGGGAGGACTCAATCCGAGAAATAGGCTTCAAACTGGAAAACCAGGCGAGTATGCCGTTCTCGTGTGTTCGGTCTGTATTTTCTGCATAGCTTTTTACGTGGTAACAGGTGGAGGGGGGATTGGCAGATGGGCTACACAACTATTATTTCCAACTCCCCAAACAGCTGTAGAACTGCTCAGACAAGAGAACCAGAAAGCAATTTTAATTCGAGTTCAGGGGAATCGTAAAGTTGATGGTTCTCTTGTAAACGAACAGTTTTGGGCGATCGCTGCTAATGGCAATGTATTGACCGTAAAATCTACAACTGGCGAAATCTTTCAAGTTGGTGAAACAGGCGAAGTTGTTCCTAAGCGAATTGATGTTCTGTCTGATAAATTATCAATCAAAATTAAGAGACAACGAATTGAAGAGGTTGAAGCACAAGAGTGGATAGATTCTCTTTCATCTGATTCTCTTATTGTAGGAACACTCCAAATTGAGGATTATCAAGATATAGAGTTACCAATTCCTAAACCTGGAATGATGGCAACAGTAACTAGAACGGGTGATGATATCACCTTATACCATGCCTCACGTAAAGACCTGCAACCTCTTGAAGAATTCTTTATTTTTTCAGGAGAGGTTTTAATCAAGCAATTATGA